The genomic stretch CGGACGCGGGTATCGGAAACGTCATCGGCATGTGTCGCCTGTACTTGAGGTCGTCCCCGGGGATCGGCCCGCCGCGGTGTGGAAGCGCAGCAGCGGTGCCAGACGCTGCATCAGCTTGGGTCCGATCCCCTTGACCCGCTGCAGGTCGGCCGGCGAGAGGAACGGACCCTCGTCCCGCCGCGACTGCACGATCCGGTCGGCCAGGACCGGGCCGACGCCGGGCAGATACACCAGGGTGTCGGCACCCACCAGGTTGACGGCGAAGGGTGGCTCGGGCGCCGGCGGTTCGTCGGGCTCCGCCGACGGCCGCGGCAGCAGGGAGGACAGAAACGTCGGCTCCCGCCATGTGCCGTCCGGCCCCAGCAGCAACCTCCGGCGGATCAACCGTCCGGCGGCGATCAGCCCGCCCAGCAGCAGCAGTCCGAGCGCTTCGCGTCTGTTCAAGTCGTGCTCCCTCGCGGACCACCGCATCGCGCGAGGTCCGGGCGGGAGGCAGGTCTGGCGAGTCAGTGCCGGAAGGTCCAGTGCATGCGCCAACGGTTCACCTGGCCGGGGCTGAGCGATCCCGCGGAAACCGGCACGCGTCGGTTCGTGAGGTTGTGCAGCTCGTATCCGAGATCCACGCCCACGAGACGGAAACCGACGATGACGTGATGCAGGGTGACCGACGGCAGGCGGACATCGTCGCCGGGCAGCCACGGGTCGCCCATCCCGCCGCGGTGTTCGAGGATGTAGCCCAGTTCCAGGATGCCGTCCTCGTGGAACCAGTGCTTCTCCCAGAAGACGTTCAGGACCGCCGATCTCTCGGGCGGCAGAGCGATCGGCGTGCCGGCCTTGACGTCGTGGCCGCGGGCGGAAACGATGCCCTCCACGCGCGCCCAACCTGCGCAGCGGCCGGCGCGACGCAGCTTCAGATCCACGTTCCAGCCGTCCAGTTCGACCTCGTTGGCCCAGCGCCCGGTGACGGTCTCCCCCGCCAACGGCCGCCAGCCGATGCCGTCGCGCAGGCGTCGCACCGCACCGTCGATGACCAGTTCGTTGCCCAGAAGCCCGGCGCGCCAGGAAAGCGCGGCGCGGTCGAGACTCTCCCAACCCAGTTCGTGCTGCGGCAGCAGGACCGCCTCGATACCGGCGCCGGTGACGCGCGCGGCGGTATACAACTCGTCGCTGCGGGGTGAGCGGCCGCCGTGCTGCAGGGTTAGGCGCATCCGGTCGGAATCCGCCGCCTGCAGGTCCAGGCTCGCAGAGTGATTCCAACCGGCCTGTCGGTGCCAGCGCAGGATTCCCGTCGGCACGACGCGCAGGCCGCCGACCCGCAGGGGACGCAACGCCGTCATCGCCGCCTCCTGTCCGCCGCTGGAGACAGGACCGGCGTCGTCGCCGGCCCACTCCGCGGTCCCGGTTCCGTCGTCGTCGAGGCGCCAGGCCATCACGCGCGCGCCCAGCTCCAGTCCGTCGTCACGACCGGCGAGCTCGACCTGGACGCCTTCCCGCGCGATTTCCAGCTTGCGCGCGCGATCCCATTCCACGTCGGCTCCGTTCACGAAAACCGCTGCCTGGAGCCTGCCGACGGGCGTCTCGCCGCGCCAGGCGAGGGACGTGCGTTGCGCCCACAGCTCCTGGTGGAGCGCATCGTGCACGGGAAGGACCGTCTTGTGCTTGCGGATGCGCTCGTGGGTGAGTTCTAGCCGGGTGCCGTCGGACATGCGGCGACTGACGGACGCCCGCGCGGAACGGAACTTTGACTCGTGCCGGTTGGCCGCACCGACGAGATCGTCCTCGGGCAGCTGGTCGATCAACTCGTCGAAGTCGAAGCGCAGGCTCCACGGCGCGACGGGTGTCCGGAAGGAGACGCGCCGCAGGTAGGAGTCGTCGCTGCCCTTGGTGAAGCGCGTGTCGGTGGTCGCGGCGTCGGTCGCCGGCGCCGTCGAGGTCAGGGCGATCGCGGGTGCGGACGCGCCCCAGCGATCCGGGCCGCTGGCGATGCCGGTGAGTTCCACTCCGGACAGGGAGACGGCCCAGGGGTCGTCGGCCCAGCGGTGGCCCGTGCCCAGGGGAATACCGTCACGGCTGAAAGAAGGCTGCGGATCGTCCCCCGCCTCGTCGACGAAGAGCAGGGACGCCCCGAACGCGCCGTCGGCGACGGGCACCAGGGAACTCGCGCGGCCCAGCAGATCCTGGATGTCGATGGGGATGGGCAGCCAGAGGGGAGCCGAGCCCTCGGGCGTCGCGAGCAGGCCCGCGCTCGCGCGGCCAGCCGCCAGCGGGGCCGCAGCGCCGTCCGGCTGACCGGCGCATGCCGACAGCGCTCCCGTGAACGGTGCCAGGGACAAGGCCATGACCGCGACCGGAGCACGCACCGCCGACCATATCCGGCGCGTGAAGCGCGCTCCCATCAGATCACCCGCTTTCCGGCGCGGAAGACGGCGTGCACGGGATTGCGTCCGGCGTGATAGGGCACCAGACGGTAATCGTCCACGTCCAGGACGATGAAATCCGCGGGCCGCCCGGGCGCCAGTTCGCCCGCCTCGCCGCCGAGGCCCAGGGCCTGCGCGGCGTTGGCCGTCACCGCGCACAGGGCCTCGGCAGGCGACAGCTTCATCTGGG from bacterium encodes the following:
- a CDS encoding TonB-dependent receptor, with protein sequence MRAPVAVMALSLAPFTGALSACAGQPDGAAAPLAAGRASAGLLATPEGSAPLWLPIPIDIQDLLGRASSLVPVADGAFGASLLFVDEAGDDPQPSFSRDGIPLGTGHRWADDPWAVSLSGVELTGIASGPDRWGASAPAIALTSTAPATDAATTDTRFTKGSDDSYLRRVSFRTPVAPWSLRFDFDELIDQLPEDDLVGAANRHESKFRSARASVSRRMSDGTRLELTHERIRKHKTVLPVHDALHQELWAQRTSLAWRGETPVGRLQAAVFVNGADVEWDRARKLEIAREGVQVELAGRDDGLELGARVMAWRLDDDGTGTAEWAGDDAGPVSSGGQEAAMTALRPLRVGGLRVVPTGILRWHRQAGWNHSASLDLQAADSDRMRLTLQHGGRSPRSDELYTAARVTGAGIEAVLLPQHELGWESLDRAALSWRAGLLGNELVIDGAVRRLRDGIGWRPLAGETVTGRWANEVELDGWNVDLKLRRAGRCAGWARVEGIVSARGHDVKAGTPIALPPERSAVLNVFWEKHWFHEDGILELGYILEHRGGMGDPWLPGDDVRLPSVTLHHVIVGFRLVGVDLGYELHNLTNRRVPVSAGSLSPGQVNRWRMHWTFRH
- a CDS encoding helix-hairpin-helix domain-containing protein translates to MRWSAREHDLNRREALGLLLLGGLIAAGRLIRRRLLLGPDGTWREPTFLSSLLPRPSAEPDEPPAPEPPFAVNLVGADTLVYLPGVGPVLADRIVQSRRDEGPFLSPADLQRVKGIGPKLMQRLAPLLRFHTAAGRSPGTTSSTGDTCR